One segment of Streptomyces sp. NBC_01463 DNA contains the following:
- a CDS encoding ABC transporter permease: MTVTATSTPPPAAPKVSGGKSGRTRLSFPVILLIIAGVLLALSAVRAITGAQDVTSAGQISAALAMAVPIGLAGLGGLWAERSGVVNIGLEGMMILGTFFGAWAGWQTNPWLGVLAGVIGGMLGGLLHAVATVTFGVDHIISGIAINILALGFTTYFAKLWFNSGDAAAKGGSPKQSPPADEITSVTIPGLSDGLHSIEKHHWFFVSDLAGVIGGLVTNVSLLTIVAAVLFVATFFILWKTAFGLRLRSCGENPVAAESLGVNVYTYKYIAVIVSGGLAGLGGAFLSLVTSHIYNEGQTGGRGYIGLAAMIFGNWRPGGLAMGAGLFGFADALQLRNGGESVHALLLLLVVVLAGIAAWKLYRKSFLQGVISAVIAAAVLVWYLGTDTVPTEFVSATPYVVTLLVLSLSAQRLRMPKADGMRYRKGQGK, encoded by the coding sequence GTGACCGTCACGGCGACTTCCACCCCGCCCCCCGCGGCCCCCAAGGTCTCCGGCGGCAAGAGCGGCCGCACCCGCCTCTCGTTCCCCGTCATCCTGCTGATCATCGCGGGCGTGCTGCTCGCGCTGTCCGCGGTGCGTGCCATCACCGGCGCGCAGGACGTCACATCGGCCGGGCAGATCAGCGCGGCCCTCGCGATGGCCGTGCCGATCGGTCTCGCCGGTCTCGGCGGCCTCTGGGCCGAACGCTCCGGCGTGGTCAACATCGGCCTCGAAGGCATGATGATCCTGGGCACCTTCTTCGGCGCCTGGGCCGGCTGGCAGACCAACCCCTGGCTCGGCGTACTCGCCGGTGTCATCGGCGGCATGCTCGGCGGACTGCTGCACGCGGTCGCGACCGTCACCTTCGGCGTCGACCACATCATCTCCGGCATCGCGATCAACATCCTGGCGCTCGGCTTCACCACCTACTTCGCCAAGCTGTGGTTCAACTCCGGCGACGCGGCGGCCAAGGGCGGCTCCCCGAAGCAGTCCCCACCGGCCGACGAGATCACCTCGGTGACGATCCCGGGACTCTCGGACGGACTGCACTCCATCGAGAAGCACCACTGGTTCTTCGTCTCCGACCTGGCCGGTGTCATCGGCGGTCTGGTCACCAACGTGTCCCTGCTGACGATCGTCGCCGCGGTCCTCTTCGTCGCCACGTTCTTCATCCTGTGGAAGACCGCCTTCGGCCTGCGGCTGCGCTCCTGCGGCGAGAACCCGGTGGCCGCCGAATCGCTCGGCGTGAACGTCTACACGTACAAGTACATCGCGGTGATCGTCTCCGGCGGCCTGGCCGGACTCGGCGGCGCCTTCCTCTCCCTGGTCACCTCGCACATCTACAACGAGGGACAGACCGGCGGCCGCGGATACATCGGTCTCGCCGCGATGATCTTCGGTAACTGGCGGCCCGGCGGACTCGCCATGGGCGCGGGCCTGTTCGGCTTCGCCGACGCGCTCCAGCTGCGCAACGGCGGCGAGTCCGTCCACGCGCTGCTCCTGCTGCTCGTCGTCGTGCTGGCCGGCATCGCCGCCTGGAAGCTCTACCGCAAGAGCTTCCTCCAGGGCGTCATCAGCGCGGTCATCGCCGCCGCCGTCCTGGTCTGGTACCTCGGTACGGACACGGTGCCCACCGAGTTCGTGAGCGCCACCCCGTACGTCGTCACGCTGCTCGTCCTCTCGCTCTCCGCGCAGCGGCTGCGGATGCCCAAGGCGGACGGCATGCGCTACCGCAAGGGCCAGGGCAAGTGA
- a CDS encoding cytidine deaminase, translated as MTPTAGADAAAVAGADWDALRAAARDAMSRAYAPYSGYPVGVAARVDDGRTIVGCNVENASYGIGLCAECGLVSQLHATGGGRLTHFTCVDGSGEILVPCGRCRQLLHEFGGPELVLETPDGFRTLDEMLPQAFGPSHLG; from the coding sequence GTGACGCCCACCGCCGGCGCGGACGCCGCCGCCGTCGCGGGGGCCGACTGGGACGCCCTGCGGGCCGCCGCCCGGGACGCCATGTCCCGGGCGTACGCGCCCTACTCCGGGTACCCGGTCGGCGTCGCCGCCCGTGTCGACGACGGCCGCACGATCGTCGGCTGCAACGTCGAGAACGCCTCGTACGGCATCGGGCTGTGCGCCGAGTGCGGGCTGGTCTCCCAGCTGCACGCCACCGGCGGCGGCCGGCTGACCCACTTCACCTGCGTGGACGGTTCGGGCGAGATCCTGGTGCCGTGCGGCCGGTGCAGGCAGCTGCTGCACGAGTTCGGCGGACCGGAACTCGTCCTGGAGACCCCGGACGGCTTCCGCACCCTCGACGAGATGCTCCCGCAGGCGTTCGGCCCCTCGCACCTCGGCTAG
- a CDS encoding STAS domain-containing protein codes for MSFRRAAGLSGVEAVTPIVLVVSGRVTRAAAPGLCAELEALLHTPEGATAPSAAEPVDCDVGGIVQPDLALVEAIARLSLVARRAGGRRLRLRGTPPELRLLLDLVGLDDVVGLDDGPTAVDIGTPGP; via the coding sequence ATGAGTTTTCGCCGCGCGGCCGGTCTGTCTGGTGTGGAAGCCGTGACCCCGATCGTCCTCGTCGTCTCCGGACGGGTGACCCGAGCAGCCGCGCCCGGGCTCTGCGCCGAGCTGGAGGCGCTGCTGCACACGCCCGAGGGCGCCACCGCCCCGTCTGCGGCCGAGCCGGTGGACTGCGATGTGGGCGGGATCGTCCAGCCCGACCTGGCTCTGGTCGAGGCGATAGCCCGCCTGTCGCTCGTCGCCCGCCGGGCGGGCGGCAGACGGCTGCGGCTGCGCGGGACACCGCCCGAACTCCGGCTGCTGCTCGATCTGGTGGGGCTGGACGATGTGGTGGGGCTGGACGACGGACCGACGGCCGTGGACATCGGGACGCCCGGCCCCTGA
- a CDS encoding ABC transporter permease has translation MKKIDKERLLLGIAAPVLAIVVAFLVTALVLAATGKEPFSAFGIMFDYGLKSDSQVYILNKATTYYLAGLAVAVGFRMNLFNIGVDGQYRLAAFFAAAVGGALTLPGALQIPLIILTAMIVGAMWAGIAGVLKVTRGVSEVVSTIMLNAIATAIIGYLLQQGRLGHLDEAGTKISTKPLPESSHFFEFPTTPTPVWGFIVVAVVAGIAYWFTLSRTRFGFDLRTVGQSGSAAQASGVNVKKMVVTSMLISGAVAGLIGMPTLLNDSYEYSGDFPVGIGFTGIAIALLGRNHPIGIALGALLWGFLERGTGKLEFEGYDKEIVGVIQGVIVLCVVIAYEVVRRYGLKRQQSKVGAELAAQAARNSDQQEVSA, from the coding sequence ATGAAGAAGATCGACAAGGAGCGGCTGCTCCTGGGGATCGCGGCCCCCGTACTCGCGATCGTGGTCGCCTTCCTGGTGACGGCACTCGTGCTCGCCGCCACCGGCAAGGAGCCCTTCAGCGCCTTCGGCATCATGTTCGACTACGGCCTGAAGTCGGACAGCCAGGTCTACATCCTCAACAAGGCGACGACGTACTACCTCGCGGGTCTCGCGGTGGCCGTCGGCTTCCGGATGAACCTCTTCAACATCGGCGTCGACGGCCAGTACCGCCTCGCCGCCTTCTTCGCCGCGGCGGTCGGCGGCGCGCTGACCCTGCCCGGCGCCCTCCAGATCCCGCTGATCATCCTCACCGCGATGATCGTCGGCGCGATGTGGGCCGGTATCGCCGGTGTCCTCAAGGTCACCCGGGGCGTCAGCGAGGTCGTCTCGACGATCATGCTGAACGCCATCGCGACCGCGATCATCGGCTATCTGCTCCAGCAGGGCCGCCTCGGCCACCTCGACGAGGCCGGCACCAAGATCTCCACCAAGCCGCTGCCGGAGTCCTCGCACTTCTTCGAGTTCCCGACCACCCCGACACCCGTCTGGGGCTTCATCGTGGTCGCGGTCGTCGCGGGCATCGCGTACTGGTTCACGCTCTCGCGCACCCGGTTCGGCTTCGACCTGCGCACCGTCGGCCAGTCCGGATCCGCGGCCCAGGCCAGCGGGGTGAACGTCAAGAAGATGGTCGTCACCTCGATGCTCATCTCCGGCGCGGTCGCCGGTCTCATCGGCATGCCGACCCTGCTCAACGACAGCTACGAGTACAGCGGCGACTTCCCCGTCGGCATCGGCTTCACCGGCATCGCCATCGCCCTCCTCGGCCGCAACCACCCCATCGGTATCGCGCTCGGCGCACTGCTCTGGGGCTTCCTGGAACGCGGCACCGGAAAGCTGGAGTTCGAGGGGTACGACAAGGAGATCGTCGGCGTCATCCAGGGCGTCATCGTCCTGTGCGTCGTCATCGCCTACGAAGTCGTCCGCCGCTACGGACTCAAGCGCCAGCAGAGCAAGGTCGGCGCGGAACTCGCCGCACAGGCCGCCCGTAACTCCGACCAGCAGGAGGTGTCGGCGTGA
- a CDS encoding thymidine phosphorylase, translating to MDAISVIRTKRDRGELTPEQIDWVIDAYTRGEVADEQMSALAMAILLNGMNRTEIARWTAAMIASGERMNFDSLSRPTTDKHSTGGVGDKITLPLAPLVAACGAAVPQLSGRGLGHTGGTLDKLESIPGWRAHLSNAEMLNVLDTTGAVICAAGDGLAPADKKLYALRDVTGTVEAIPLIASSIMSKKIAEGTGALVLDVKVGSGAFMKTIDDARELASTMVALGTDSGVRTVALLTDMATPLGLTAGNALEVRESVEVLAGGGPKDVIDLTLALAREMLDAAGLKDADPEKALADGSAMDVWRRMISAQGGDPDATLPVAREQHVVTAPASGVLTRLDAYDIGVAAWRLGAGRARKEDPVQAGAGIELHAKPGDEVRAGQPLLTLHTDTPEKFEYALKALPEAYDIAPAGTPFAATPVVRERIA from the coding sequence ATGGACGCCATCTCCGTCATCCGCACCAAGCGGGACCGAGGCGAACTGACCCCCGAGCAGATCGACTGGGTCATCGACGCGTACACCCGCGGCGAGGTCGCCGACGAGCAGATGTCCGCACTGGCCATGGCGATCCTTCTGAACGGCATGAACCGTACGGAGATCGCCCGCTGGACCGCCGCCATGATCGCCTCCGGCGAGCGGATGAACTTCGACTCGCTCTCCCGCCCCACCACCGACAAGCACTCCACCGGCGGCGTCGGCGACAAGATCACCCTGCCGCTCGCCCCGCTGGTCGCCGCCTGCGGCGCCGCCGTGCCGCAGCTCAGCGGCCGCGGCCTCGGCCACACCGGCGGCACCCTCGACAAGCTGGAGTCCATCCCCGGCTGGCGCGCGCACCTCTCCAACGCCGAGATGCTGAACGTCCTCGACACCACCGGCGCCGTCATCTGCGCGGCGGGCGACGGCCTGGCCCCCGCCGACAAGAAGCTGTACGCGCTCCGCGATGTCACCGGCACCGTCGAGGCCATCCCGCTGATCGCCAGCTCGATCATGTCCAAGAAGATCGCCGAAGGCACCGGCGCCCTCGTCCTGGACGTCAAGGTCGGCTCCGGCGCCTTCATGAAGACCATCGACGACGCCCGCGAACTGGCCTCCACCATGGTCGCGCTGGGCACCGACAGCGGAGTGCGCACGGTCGCCCTGCTCACCGACATGGCCACCCCGCTCGGCCTCACCGCGGGCAACGCCCTGGAGGTCCGAGAGTCGGTCGAGGTCCTGGCCGGCGGCGGCCCGAAGGACGTCATCGACCTCACCCTGGCCCTCGCCCGCGAGATGCTGGACGCGGCCGGGCTCAAGGACGCCGACCCGGAGAAGGCCCTCGCGGACGGCTCCGCGATGGACGTCTGGCGCCGGATGATCTCCGCCCAGGGCGGCGACCCGGACGCCACGCTCCCGGTCGCCCGCGAACAGCACGTCGTCACGGCCCCGGCCTCCGGCGTACTGACCCGCCTGGACGCCTACGACATCGGCGTCGCCGCCTGGCGCCTCGGCGCGGGCCGTGCCCGCAAGGAGGACCCGGTCCAGGCCGGCGCCGGCATCGAACTGCACGCCAAGCCGGGCGACGAGGTGCGGGCCGGACAGCCGCTGCTGACCCTGCACACGGACACCCCGGAGAAGTTCGAGTACGCCCTGAAGGCGCTCCCGGAGGCGTACGACATCGCCCCGGCGGGCACCCCGTTCGCCGCCACGCCGGTGGTGCGGGAGCGCATCGCCTGA
- a CDS encoding ABC transporter ATP-binding protein, whose amino-acid sequence MELRGITKRFPGVVANHDIDITVRRGTVHALVGENGAGKSTLMKILYGMQKPDEGTIAVDGEQATFSNPGDAIDRGIGMVHQHFMLADYLTVLENVVLGSEKLYGIGDRARAKIREISDAYGLGVRPDAMVEDLGVADRQRVEILKVLYRGARTLILDEPTAVLVPQEVEALFDNLRELKAEGLTVIFISHKLGEVLSVADEITVIRRGTTVGTADPEHTTTKQLAELMVGSELPSPETRESTVTDTPMLTVDGLRLTATDPDGVVRAVLDGITFTIHKGEVLGIAGVEGNGQSELVDAIMGMRTLDAGSLALDGTDISRTPTRKRREDGMAVIPEDRHRHGLLLEAPLWENRILGHVTERPNSKGAFLDLKAARADTERIVREYDVRTPGIEVTAASLSGGNQQKLIVGREMSHSPKLLIAAHPTRGVDVGAQAQIWDQIREARREGLAVLLISADLDELIGLSDTLRVMYRGRLVADADPASVTPEELGSAMTGAASGHLEAPEETPAEETPAAEPQAPEKSLRPADSPAPDESAADRTDTDPRDGGEDR is encoded by the coding sequence GTGGAGCTCCGCGGCATCACCAAGCGGTTCCCCGGGGTCGTGGCCAACCACGACATCGACATCACCGTGCGCCGCGGCACCGTCCACGCTCTCGTCGGTGAGAACGGCGCCGGCAAGTCCACTCTGATGAAGATCCTGTACGGCATGCAGAAGCCGGACGAGGGCACCATCGCGGTGGACGGCGAACAGGCCACGTTCTCCAACCCGGGCGACGCCATCGACCGCGGCATCGGCATGGTGCACCAGCACTTCATGCTCGCCGACTACCTCACCGTGCTCGAGAACGTCGTCCTCGGCTCCGAGAAGCTGTACGGCATCGGCGACCGGGCCCGCGCGAAGATCCGGGAGATCTCCGACGCCTACGGTCTCGGGGTCCGCCCGGACGCCATGGTCGAGGACCTCGGTGTCGCCGACCGCCAGCGCGTGGAGATCCTCAAGGTCCTCTACCGCGGCGCCCGCACCCTGATCCTCGACGAGCCCACCGCCGTCCTCGTACCGCAGGAGGTCGAGGCGCTCTTCGACAACCTGCGCGAGCTCAAGGCCGAGGGCCTGACGGTCATCTTCATCTCGCACAAGCTGGGCGAGGTCCTGTCGGTGGCCGACGAGATCACCGTCATCCGGCGCGGCACGACGGTCGGCACCGCCGACCCGGAGCACACCACCACCAAGCAGCTCGCCGAGCTGATGGTCGGCAGTGAGCTGCCCTCCCCGGAGACCCGCGAGTCGACCGTCACCGACACCCCGATGCTGACCGTCGACGGGCTGCGGCTGACCGCGACCGACCCGGACGGGGTGGTGCGGGCCGTCCTCGACGGCATCACCTTCACCATCCACAAGGGCGAGGTCCTCGGCATCGCGGGCGTCGAGGGCAACGGACAGTCCGAACTGGTCGACGCCATCATGGGCATGCGCACCCTCGACGCCGGCTCCCTCGCCCTGGACGGCACGGACATCTCCCGTACGCCGACGCGCAAGCGCCGCGAGGACGGCATGGCCGTCATCCCCGAGGACCGCCACCGGCACGGACTGCTGCTGGAGGCCCCGCTCTGGGAGAACCGCATCCTCGGCCACGTCACCGAGCGCCCCAACAGCAAGGGCGCCTTCCTCGACCTGAAGGCGGCCCGCGCCGACACCGAGCGGATCGTGCGCGAGTACGACGTGCGCACCCCCGGCATCGAGGTCACCGCGGCCTCCCTGTCCGGCGGCAACCAGCAGAAGCTGATCGTCGGCCGCGAGATGAGCCACTCGCCCAAGCTCCTGATCGCCGCGCACCCCACCCGGGGCGTGGACGTCGGCGCGCAGGCCCAGATCTGGGACCAGATCCGCGAGGCGCGCCGCGAGGGACTCGCGGTGCTGCTGATCTCCGCCGACCTCGACGAGCTGATCGGGCTCTCCGACACCCTGCGCGTCATGTACCGCGGCCGGCTGGTCGCGGACGCCGACCCGGCCTCCGTCACCCCCGAGGAGCTCGGCTCGGCGATGACCGGCGCGGCCAGCGGCCACCTCGAAGCGCCGGAGGAAACCCCGGCGGAGGAAACCCCGGCGGCGGAGCCCCAGGCTCCGGAGAAGTCGCTGCGCCCCGCGGACTCACCGGCACCGGACGAATCGGCCGCCGACCGCACCGACACCGACCCCCGGGACGGGGGAGAGGACCGATGA